The Anas platyrhynchos isolate ZD024472 breed Pekin duck chromosome 3, IASCAAS_PekinDuck_T2T, whole genome shotgun sequence genome includes a window with the following:
- the GPN1 gene encoding GPN-loop GTPase 1 isoform X1, with product MAAAAAAPVCVLVLGMAGSGKTTFVQRLAAHLHGQRCPPYVINLDPAVHSLPFPANIDIRDTVKYKEVMKQYGLGPNGGIVTSLNLFATRFDQVMKFIEKRQNASKYVIIDTPGQIEVFTWSASGTIITEALASSFPSVVVYVMDTSRSTNPITFMSNMLYACSILYKTKLPFIVVMNKTDIIDHSFAVEWMQDFETFQDALNQETSYVSNLTRSMSLVLDEFYSSLKVVGVSAVLGTGLDDFFVQLSKAVDEYEREYRPEYERLRKTLEKVQNKQKRDQLEHLWKDMGTVCMQGNTLAGSDDASAMGPSELILTRGTLDEEEEERESDTDDIDHEVTEESHEEPAFRNFMQETRVKYQRRSNQNE from the exons atggcggcggcggcggcagcgccggtgtgcgtcctggtgctGGGCATGGCGGGCTCCGGGAAGACCACCTTTGTGCAG CGACTCGCGGCTCACTTGCACGGCCAGCGCTGCCCTCCGTACGTGATCAACCTGGACCCCGCCGTGCAcagcctgcccttccctgccaaCATCG ATATCCGGGACACTGTGAAGTACAAAGAAGTCATGAAAca ATATGGGCTGGGCCCAAATGGTGGAATAGTGACCTCTCTCAATCTTTTTGCTACAAGATTTGATCAG GTGATGAAGTTTattgaaaaaagacaaaatgcatCCAA GTATGTCATTATTGACACACCAGGTCAAATCGAGGTGTTCACATGGTCAGCATCAGGAACCATTATAACTGAAGCTTTA gcttcctcttttccttctgttgttgTTTATGTGATGGACACCTCTCGCAGTACTAATCCTATCACCTTTATGTCCAACATGCTGTATGCCTGTAG taTCCTATACAAGACGAAACTACCTTTCATTGTTGTCATGAACAAG ACTGACATTATTGATCACAGCTTTGCGGTAGAATGGATGCAGGACTTTGAGACTTTTCAAGATGCCCTGAATCAAGAGACGTCCTATGTCAGTAACCTGACTCGTTCTATGAGTTTAGTGTTGGATGAATTTTACAGTTCATTGAAG GTGGTTGGTGTTTCTGCTGTGCTAGGCACAGGACTGGATGACTTTTTTGTTCAGCTTTCTAAAGCTGTAGATGAATATGAGAG GGAATATCGTCCAGAATATGAGCGTCTGAGGAAAACATTG GAGAaagttcaaaataaacaaaagagagATCAGCTGGAACACTTGTGGAAGGACATGGGCACCGTGTGTATGCAGGGCAACACACTTGCAG GGTCTGATGATGCTTCTGCAATGGGTCCCTCTGAGCTGATCCTAACACGAGGAACTCttgatgaagaagaagaagagagggAGAGTGATACTGATGACATTGACCATGAAG ttACTGAGGAGAGTCATGAAGAACCAGCCTTCAGAAATTTTATGCAAGAGACACGGGTGAAATACCAGAGAAGAAGCAATCAGAATGAATGA
- the GPN1 gene encoding GPN-loop GTPase 1 isoform X2, with protein MKQYGLGPNGGIVTSLNLFATRFDQVMKFIEKRQNASKYVIIDTPGQIEVFTWSASGTIITEALASSFPSVVVYVMDTSRSTNPITFMSNMLYACSILYKTKLPFIVVMNKTDIIDHSFAVEWMQDFETFQDALNQETSYVSNLTRSMSLVLDEFYSSLKVVGVSAVLGTGLDDFFVQLSKAVDEYEREYRPEYERLRKTLEKVQNKQKRDQLEHLWKDMGTVCMQGNTLAGSDDASAMGPSELILTRGTLDEEEEERESDTDDIDHEVTEESHEEPAFRNFMQETRVKYQRRSNQNE; from the exons ATGAAAca ATATGGGCTGGGCCCAAATGGTGGAATAGTGACCTCTCTCAATCTTTTTGCTACAAGATTTGATCAG GTGATGAAGTTTattgaaaaaagacaaaatgcatCCAA GTATGTCATTATTGACACACCAGGTCAAATCGAGGTGTTCACATGGTCAGCATCAGGAACCATTATAACTGAAGCTTTA gcttcctcttttccttctgttgttgTTTATGTGATGGACACCTCTCGCAGTACTAATCCTATCACCTTTATGTCCAACATGCTGTATGCCTGTAG taTCCTATACAAGACGAAACTACCTTTCATTGTTGTCATGAACAAG ACTGACATTATTGATCACAGCTTTGCGGTAGAATGGATGCAGGACTTTGAGACTTTTCAAGATGCCCTGAATCAAGAGACGTCCTATGTCAGTAACCTGACTCGTTCTATGAGTTTAGTGTTGGATGAATTTTACAGTTCATTGAAG GTGGTTGGTGTTTCTGCTGTGCTAGGCACAGGACTGGATGACTTTTTTGTTCAGCTTTCTAAAGCTGTAGATGAATATGAGAG GGAATATCGTCCAGAATATGAGCGTCTGAGGAAAACATTG GAGAaagttcaaaataaacaaaagagagATCAGCTGGAACACTTGTGGAAGGACATGGGCACCGTGTGTATGCAGGGCAACACACTTGCAG GGTCTGATGATGCTTCTGCAATGGGTCCCTCTGAGCTGATCCTAACACGAGGAACTCttgatgaagaagaagaagagagggAGAGTGATACTGATGACATTGACCATGAAG ttACTGAGGAGAGTCATGAAGAACCAGCCTTCAGAAATTTTATGCAAGAGACACGGGTGAAATACCAGAGAAGAAGCAATCAGAATGAATGA
- the GPN1 gene encoding GPN-loop GTPase 1 isoform X3 — MKFIEKRQNASKYVIIDTPGQIEVFTWSASGTIITEALASSFPSVVVYVMDTSRSTNPITFMSNMLYACSILYKTKLPFIVVMNKTDIIDHSFAVEWMQDFETFQDALNQETSYVSNLTRSMSLVLDEFYSSLKVVGVSAVLGTGLDDFFVQLSKAVDEYEREYRPEYERLRKTLEKVQNKQKRDQLEHLWKDMGTVCMQGNTLAGSDDASAMGPSELILTRGTLDEEEEERESDTDDIDHEVTEESHEEPAFRNFMQETRVKYQRRSNQNE; from the exons ATGAAGTTTattgaaaaaagacaaaatgcatCCAA GTATGTCATTATTGACACACCAGGTCAAATCGAGGTGTTCACATGGTCAGCATCAGGAACCATTATAACTGAAGCTTTA gcttcctcttttccttctgttgttgTTTATGTGATGGACACCTCTCGCAGTACTAATCCTATCACCTTTATGTCCAACATGCTGTATGCCTGTAG taTCCTATACAAGACGAAACTACCTTTCATTGTTGTCATGAACAAG ACTGACATTATTGATCACAGCTTTGCGGTAGAATGGATGCAGGACTTTGAGACTTTTCAAGATGCCCTGAATCAAGAGACGTCCTATGTCAGTAACCTGACTCGTTCTATGAGTTTAGTGTTGGATGAATTTTACAGTTCATTGAAG GTGGTTGGTGTTTCTGCTGTGCTAGGCACAGGACTGGATGACTTTTTTGTTCAGCTTTCTAAAGCTGTAGATGAATATGAGAG GGAATATCGTCCAGAATATGAGCGTCTGAGGAAAACATTG GAGAaagttcaaaataaacaaaagagagATCAGCTGGAACACTTGTGGAAGGACATGGGCACCGTGTGTATGCAGGGCAACACACTTGCAG GGTCTGATGATGCTTCTGCAATGGGTCCCTCTGAGCTGATCCTAACACGAGGAACTCttgatgaagaagaagaagagagggAGAGTGATACTGATGACATTGACCATGAAG ttACTGAGGAGAGTCATGAAGAACCAGCCTTCAGAAATTTTATGCAAGAGACACGGGTGAAATACCAGAGAAGAAGCAATCAGAATGAATGA